One window from the genome of Eucalyptus grandis isolate ANBG69807.140 chromosome 7, ASM1654582v1, whole genome shotgun sequence encodes:
- the LOC104455807 gene encoding cyclin-dependent protein kinase inhibitor SMR3, producing the protein MATHLDPELEFDSSATSMLPRLPPLEVQVRAAECEGEGEAEECKTPTSEEHRIPPALTCPAAPRKAKARTTPAVPCKRAPPPPDRLEFFEARSRGEVEGFFRSCEEAAKRRRFFCR; encoded by the coding sequence ATGGCGACCCATCTGGATCCGGAACTGGAATTCGACTCCTCCGCCACCTCGATGCTTCCCAGATTGCCGCCCCTTGAGGTGCAAGTCCGCGCTGCCGAGtgcgagggcgagggcgaggccgaggaGTGCAAGACCCCGACGTCCGAGGAGCACAGGATCCCGCCGGCCCTGACCTGCCCGGCCGCGCCGCGCAAGGCGAAGGCGAGGACGACGCCGGCGGTCCCATGCAAGAgagccccgccgccgccggatcGGCTCGAGTTCTTCGAGGCGAGGAGCCGCGGCGAGGTTGAAGGGTTCTTCAGGAGCTGTGAGGAGGCGGCCAAGCGGAGGCGTTTCTTCTGCAGGTGA